The Veillonellales bacterium genome has a window encoding:
- the hemA gene encoding glutamyl-tRNA reductase, translated as MQLVVLGLNHKTAPVEVRECFSFSEEQVKTALKHLHEYEELSECVLLSTCNRTEMYAVVDDADDAEPVMVQFLGRMADNPLDARAFLFFYTGEECIHHLFRVSSSLDSLVIGEGQILSQVKKAYSIARDVGTTSTVLNTLFNRAIAVGKKVRTVTRIAHSAVSVSYAAVEMAKKAFGDLSRSTVLIVGAGQMSELTARHLVANGVKTVFVSNRNYNRAAELAERFRGVVIPFEEFMQSASKVDIVITSTGAPHYIIRSWDVAHLMPKRQGRPIIFIDIAVPRDVEPEVAAINGVSLYNIDDLEAVVESNIRLREQEAKAAEIIIDDEQTELVAKFRYLSYQPTLAKLRDKAERMRRREMKRALAKLPDIPPEERKIMENMSRMIVRKLLRDPMVRLNEAAGTDKEQFYLDAICGLFKLDSIEESSESEEKACYRYARQ; from the coding sequence ATGCAATTGGTTGTATTGGGACTGAATCATAAGACCGCGCCGGTTGAGGTGCGGGAGTGTTTTTCTTTTTCCGAGGAACAGGTCAAAACGGCCCTGAAGCATCTGCATGAATATGAGGAACTTAGTGAATGTGTCCTTTTGTCTACCTGCAATCGTACTGAAATGTACGCTGTGGTGGATGATGCGGACGACGCTGAACCGGTCATGGTTCAGTTTTTGGGTCGCATGGCCGACAATCCTCTGGATGCCCGGGCGTTTTTATTTTTTTATACCGGGGAAGAATGTATCCATCATTTATTTCGGGTGTCTTCCAGTCTGGATTCCCTGGTTATCGGCGAAGGACAGATTTTGAGCCAGGTAAAGAAGGCTTATTCTATTGCCCGGGATGTGGGTACGACGAGTACGGTGCTGAACACTTTGTTCAACCGGGCCATTGCCGTGGGGAAAAAGGTTCGTACGGTGACAAGAATAGCTCACAGCGCCGTCTCGGTGAGCTATGCGGCAGTGGAGATGGCCAAGAAAGCATTTGGCGATTTATCCCGATCCACAGTGCTGATTGTAGGAGCCGGACAGATGAGTGAGCTGACGGCCCGGCATTTGGTAGCCAACGGGGTGAAAACGGTATTCGTATCCAACCGGAATTATAACCGGGCGGCAGAGCTGGCGGAGCGGTTCCGGGGAGTTGTTATTCCCTTTGAAGAATTTATGCAGTCTGCCAGCAAGGTGGATATTGTCATAACATCCACCGGTGCGCCTCATTATATTATCCGTTCCTGGGATGTGGCTCATTTGATGCCCAAGCGGCAGGGACGGCCGATTATTTTTATTGATATTGCAGTGCCCCGGGATGTGGAACCGGAAGTGGCGGCGATTAACGGCGTCAGTTTATATAATATTGACGATTTGGAAGCAGTTGTGGAGTCGAATATCAGGCTGAGGGAACAGGAAGCGAAAGCGGCGGAAATAATTATTGACGACGAACAGACTGAGCTGGTGGCGAAATTCCGCTATCTTTCCTATCAGCCGACCTTGGCGAAGCTGCGGGACAAAGCCGAGCGAATGCGGCGGCGGGAAATGAAACGGGCCTTGGCGAAACTACCGGATATTCCGCCGGAAGAACGAAAAATTATGGAGAATATGTCCAGGATGATTGTGCGAAAATTGCTGCGGGATCCGATGGTGCGGCTGAATGAAGCTGCCGGCACCGACAAGGAGCAGTTTTATTTAGATGCGATCTGTGGCTTGTTTAAACTTGATTCCATAGAGGAGAGCAGCGAGAGTGAAGAAAAAGCTTGTTATCGGTACGCGCGGCAGTAA
- a CDS encoding iron ABC transporter permease has translation MLGVLLLAAVGGILLSLTQGSVHISFGEIVHTLLWPEEFPNQIIWNIRLPRTLVAAFVGLNLALSGAILQSIMKSPLADPHIIGISSGAGLSGILVLIVLPQWQYLLTPVAFLGAMAAAMAIYLLAWKGGIRPVRIILAGVAVSAFLGAGIAALLVFYSDKVHGALLWMVGGLSARSWPHFYAILPYTLLGAVLALFSSRSLNILELGDEVAAGLGLAVERTRLAMTALAALLAASAVSVAGLLGFVGLVVPHAARLLIGSDYRYVIPASALLGVAVITLSDTFARTLFAPVELPVGIIMAFAGAPFFLYLLRKEI, from the coding sequence ATGCTTGGCGTCCTGCTGCTGGCAGCAGTTGGCGGGATTCTTCTAAGCCTGACCCAGGGTTCGGTGCATATTTCCTTTGGGGAAATAGTGCACACGCTGCTGTGGCCGGAGGAGTTTCCCAACCAGATTATCTGGAATATTCGGCTGCCCCGGACGCTGGTGGCGGCATTTGTCGGTCTCAACCTGGCCTTGTCCGGCGCGATCCTGCAGTCGATCATGAAGAGTCCTTTGGCCGATCCTCATATTATCGGCATTTCCTCCGGCGCAGGCTTAAGCGGCATTCTGGTGCTGATTGTGCTGCCACAGTGGCAGTATTTGCTGACACCGGTGGCTTTTTTAGGGGCGATGGCGGCGGCGATGGCAATTTATCTTTTGGCCTGGAAAGGCGGGATTCGGCCAGTACGCATTATTTTGGCAGGAGTCGCCGTATCGGCTTTTCTCGGTGCGGGAATTGCCGCATTGCTGGTTTTTTACAGTGATAAGGTTCATGGAGCCTTACTGTGGATGGTAGGCGGTTTGTCGGCCCGGAGCTGGCCCCATTTTTATGCGATACTGCCCTATACTCTGCTCGGTGCTGTTCTTGCCCTCTTCAGCTCCCGCAGCCTGAACATCCTGGAACTGGGAGATGAAGTGGCAGCCGGACTGGGGCTGGCGGTGGAACGCACCCGTCTGGCAATGACGGCTTTGGCTGCTTTGCTGGCGGCAAGCGCCGTCAGTGTTGCCGGACTGCTGGGGTTTGTCGGTTTGGTGGTGCCTCATGCGGCTCGGCTGCTGATCGGCTCGGATTACCGCTATGTGATCCCGGCATCTGCCTTGCTGGGAGTTGCCGTGATTACCCTGAGCGATACTTTTGCCAGGACTCTCTTTGCTCCGGTGGAGCTTCCCGTAGGGATTATCATGGCTTTTGCCGGAGCGCCGTTCTTTCTGTATTTGCTGCGAAAGGAAATATAA
- a CDS encoding ABC transporter ATP-binding protein, protein MLEAQHIFLDFGDQPLFQDLSLVVEAGMIVSIIGPNGSGKSTLLKALSRKIKPQQGIVLLDGRQLHSYSAVELACKMAVLPQSPQAPGDITVYDLIQYGRFPHQRWWRNTREEDGKAIEWALTKTGLTRLAGRLVGTLSGGERQRVWLAMALAQKPRLLLLDEPTTYLDISHQLEILTLISQLNKQEKITVVMVLHDINQAARYSDCIAVLQHGGLYAVGTPAEVITPRTLESVFRVKADIWPDEDNRPVCIARGLAVPGEELSGSGKKC, encoded by the coding sequence ATGCTGGAAGCACAACACATTTTCCTTGATTTCGGTGATCAACCCCTCTTTCAGGATTTATCCCTGGTAGTCGAAGCGGGGATGATCGTATCGATTATCGGGCCCAACGGTTCGGGCAAAAGTACGCTGCTAAAGGCGCTGTCCCGCAAGATTAAACCGCAGCAGGGAATCGTTCTGCTGGACGGCCGACAGCTCCATTCCTACAGCGCCGTGGAGTTAGCCTGTAAAATGGCGGTTCTGCCCCAGTCTCCCCAGGCACCCGGGGATATCACCGTTTACGATCTGATTCAATACGGCCGGTTCCCCCATCAGCGATGGTGGCGGAATACCCGGGAAGAAGACGGAAAGGCTATTGAATGGGCACTGACAAAGACCGGCTTGACCCGGCTGGCGGGGCGGCTGGTGGGGACGCTTTCCGGCGGGGAACGGCAGCGGGTCTGGCTGGCTATGGCCTTGGCGCAAAAACCCCGGTTGCTACTGCTGGATGAGCCGACGACTTATCTTGATATTTCTCATCAATTGGAAATTCTGACTTTAATTTCTCAGCTAAATAAACAAGAAAAGATTACAGTGGTCATGGTACTTCATGATATTAATCAGGCGGCCCGCTACTCTGACTGCATTGCCGTGTTGCAGCACGGCGGTCTGTATGCAGTGGGAACGCCCGCTGAGGTGATTACCCCCCGGACACTGGAAAGTGTGTTCCGGGTAAAGGCTGATATCTGGCCGGACGAGGACAACCGGCCGGTTTGCATAGCCAGGGGTCTGGCTGTACCGGGGGAGGAACTGTCTGGCAGCGGCAAAAAGTGCTAG
- a CDS encoding bifunctional precorrin-2 dehydrogenase/sirohydrochlorin ferrochelatase: protein MPFYPVNLQIAGRPCAVLGGGAVARRKAESLLAAGAEVTVFSPKLTPRLAELAGNRQLLHVDRPYRQGDLQGFFIVICATDNPEVNQSAAEEARCRGALVNVVDSPELGDFNVPAQVVQGDLLLTVSTGGKSPALARRLRQELSERYGMEYGIYLTLIAKVRQEMKQRLATAKQREYFWRETIDENVLDLLRQGRIEEAEAGIRHAIGCIGTES, encoded by the coding sequence ATGCCTTTTTATCCGGTCAATTTGCAAATTGCCGGGAGACCCTGCGCTGTTCTTGGCGGCGGGGCGGTTGCCCGGCGCAAAGCGGAGTCGCTGCTTGCTGCCGGGGCTGAGGTGACGGTGTTTAGTCCAAAGCTGACGCCACGTCTTGCCGAACTGGCCGGGAATCGGCAGCTGTTGCATGTGGACAGGCCCTATCGGCAGGGAGATTTACAGGGCTTTTTTATTGTAATCTGTGCCACCGATAATCCGGAAGTCAACCAATCGGCGGCAGAAGAGGCCCGTTGCCGGGGCGCGTTAGTAAACGTAGTCGATTCGCCCGAATTAGGTGATTTTAATGTTCCGGCTCAGGTAGTGCAGGGGGATTTACTGTTAACGGTATCCACCGGCGGTAAGAGTCCGGCATTGGCCAGGCGATTGCGGCAGGAATTATCGGAGCGGTATGGAATGGAATATGGTATATATTTGACTTTAATCGCTAAAGTACGCCAGGAAATGAAACAGCGGCTGGCAACAGCAAAACAGCGGGAGTATTTTTGGCGGGAAACCATAGATGAAAATGTATTGGACCTGCTCCGGCAGGGCCGAATTGAAGAGGCGGAGGCAGGGATCAGGCATGCAATTGGTTGTATTGGGACTGAATCATAA